The genome window caaactctcccctctccccccgctctccccactctccccgctctccccaatctctccctgctctcaccactctccccgctctccccctaatccccactctccccgctctcccctctctcccaccgctccccccactctcccctctccccccgctctccccgctctccctctactccccactctcccctccgcccccgctctccccgctctcccctacttcccgttctcccccctctcccccctcaccccctattcccgttctcccctctctccccctgctctcccctctccccctgctctccccactctccccgctctccccactctccccactccccccgctctccccactctctccccactctccccgtactcccgttctctcccctctcccccctctcgccgctctcaccactctccccactttcgccccgctctccccctactccccgttctgccccctctccccgctctccccctactccccccgctatcccctactccccgttctcccccctctccccctacttcccgctctcccctctccccccactctccccactctcgccactccccccgctctaccctctctctccccactctccccattctcccccatctccccctctccccctactccccgctctcccctctccccccgctctccccactctcgcctctccccccctctcccctcctctttccccactccccccgctctccccactctctccccactctccccgtactccccgttctctcccctctcccccctctcgccgctctcaccactctccccactttcgccccgctctccccctactccccgttctgcccactctccccgctctccccctactccccccgctctcccctactccccgttctcccccctctcccccctctccccctacttcccgctctcccctctccccccactctccccactctcgccactccccccgctctaccctctctctccccactctccccattctcccccatctccccctctccccctactccccgctctcccctctccccccgctctccccactctcgcctctccccccctctcccctcctctttccccactccccccgctctccccactctctccccactctccccgtactccccgttctctcccctctcccccctctcgccgctctcaccactctccccactttcgccccgctctccccctactccccgttctgcccactctccccgctctccccctactccccccgctctcccctactccccgctctcccctctcacccccgctctccccactctaccctctccccccgctctccccactctcaccactcccccagctctcccctctctccccctgctctcccttctccccccgctctcgccactctccccctgctctcccctctccccccactctcccctctccccccgctctccccgctctccccactccccccgctctcccctctctccgcccgctctccccactctccccgctccccccgctctcccctcttgcccccctgctctcccctctccccccgctctccccactctccccccgctcttccctctctgcccccgctcccctcactctcccctctccccccgctctcccctctctcccctccctctccccactctcccgtctcccccagctctccccactctccccgctctcccctctccccaaactctcccctctccccccgctctccccactctccccgctctccccaatctctccctgctctcaccactctccccgctctccccgctctccccctaatccccactctccccgctctcccctctctcccaccgctccccccactctcccctctccccccgctctctccgctctccctctactccccactctcccctccgcccccgctctccccgctctcccctacttcccgttctcccccctctcccacctcacccccTATTCccgttctcccctctctccccctgctctcccctctccccctgctctccccactctccccgctctccccactcgccccattccccccgctctccccactctctccccgtactccccgttctctcccatctcccccctctcaccgctctcaccactctccccactttcgccccgctctccccctactccccgttctgccccctctccccgctctccccctactccACCCGCTATCCCCTACTCCCCgttctccccgctctcccctctccccccgctctccccactctcgccactcccccccctctcccctcctcttttcccactccccccgctctccccactctctccccactctccccgtactccccgttctctcccctcaccccctctcgcCGCTCTCACCACTCTCCCCACTTTCGCCCCGCGCTCCCCCTACTCCCCGTTCTGCCCACTCTCCCCGCACTCCCcctactccccccgctctcccctactccccgctctccccactcacccccgctctccccactctaccctctccccccgctctccccactctccccactccccccgctctcccctctctccccctgctctcccttctccccccgctctcaccactctccccccgctctcccctctccccccactctcccctctccccccgctctccccgctctccccactccccctgctctcccctctctccccccgctctccccactctccccgttcCCCCGGCTCTCCCCTCTTgcccccctgctctcccctctcccccgctctccccactctccccccgctcttccctctctgcccccgctccccccactctccccccgctctcccctctctaccccgctctccccactctcccccccgctctcccctctctctccccgctctccccactctaccctctccccactctccccactccccccgctctcccctctctccccctactctcccctctccccccgctctcgccactctccccttgctctcccctctccccccactctcccttctcGATcccgctctcgccactctccccgctctccccactcactccccgctctcccctctccccccactctcccctctgcacccgctctccccgctctccccactcccgccgctctcccctctctccccccgctctcccttctctccccccgttccccccactctccactctccccccgctctccactctctaccccgctctccccactctccccccgctcttccctctctccccccgctctccccactctaccctctccccccgctctccccactctccccactctcccctctccccccgctctccccgctctccccactcccccgctctcccctctctccccccgctttccccactctccccgctctccccactctcccaccgctccccccactctcccctcaccccccgctcTCCACGCTCTCCCTCTACtccccactctccactctccccccacgctccccgctctcccctactccccgttctcccccctctcccccctctcccccctctccacctACTCCccgttctcccctctctccccctgctctcccctctccccccgctctccccactctccccgctctccccactcttcccactccccctgctctccccactctctccccaatctccccctactccccgttcactcccctctcccccctctccccgctctcaccactctccccactctctccccgctctccccctactccccgttctctcccctctccccgctctccccctactccccccgctctcccctactccccgttctccccctctcccccctctcccctactccccgctctcccctctccccccactctccccactctcgccactccccccgctcttccctctctctccccattctccccactctccccccgctctcccctactgcccgttctcccccctctccccactctccccctactccccactccccccgctctccccacactcccgctactccccactctccccgctctccccctactccccgttctctcccctctcaccccactccccgctctccccctctccccgctgtccccctctccccggtctcccccctctctccccactctccccctactccgcactctcccctctccccccactctccccccactctccccactctccccactctcccccacgctctcccctctctccccccgctctccccactctcccctctccccccactctccccactctccccatgcccccggctctcccctctctccccctgctctcccctctccccccgctctcctcactctccccccgctctccccactctcccctctccccctgctctccccactctcccctctcccctcactctcccctcttcccccgctctccccgctctccccctgctctccccctactccccactctccccgctctccccactctcccgctactccccactctccctgctctccccactctccccctattccccactctccccgctctccccctaatccccactctcccctctccccccgctctccccctactccccactctccccactctccccgctctccccgctctcccccttctcctcactcctcccgctctccccactctccccctactccccagtctccccgctctccccctattccccgttctctcccctctcccccctatccctgctctccctgctctccccctctccccgctctcccccgctctcccccactccccccactttccccctgctccccactctcccctctcccaccactctccactctccccactctcccccccgctctcccctctctccccccgctctccccactctcccctcaccccccgctctccccactctccccccgctctcccctcaccccccgctctccccactctccccactcccccggctctcccctcactcctcctgctctcccctctccccccgctctccccactctccccgctctcccctctcccccactctcccctctccccccgctctccacactctccccgctctccccactctctcctcgctctccccactcccccgctctccccactctctccccgctctcccctctccccccactctccccactctcccctctcccccgctctccccgctctccccgcttTAACCCTACTCCCcgttctccccgctctccccctactccctgttctcccctctctccccctgctctccactctccgcccgcactccccactctccccactctccccccgccctcccctctccctccgctctccccactctccccactcccccggctctcgcctctctccccctgctctcccctctccccccgatctccccactctcccctccctctccccactctcccctctcccccagctctccccactctccccgctctcccctctccccaaactctcccctctccccccgctctccccactctccccgctctccccaatctctccctgctcccaccactctccccgctctccccgctctccccctaatccccactctccccgctctctcctctccccctgctctccccgctctcccctacttcccgttctcccccctctcccccctcaccccctattcccgttctcccctctctccccctactctcccctctccccctgctctccccactctccccgctctccccactctccccactccccccgctctccccactctctccccactctccccgtactccccgttctctcccctctcccccctctcgccgctctcaccactctccccactttcgccccgctctccccctactccccgttctgccccctctccccgctctccccctactccccccgctatcccctactccccgttctcccccctctcctccctctccccctacttcccgctctcccctctccccccactctccccactctcgccactccccccgctctaccctctctctccccactctccccattctcccccatctccccctctccccctactccccgctctcccctctccccccgctctccccactctcgccactcccccccctctcccctcctctttccccactccccccgctctccccactctctccccactctccccgtactccccgttctctcccctctcccccctctcgccgctctcaccactctccccactttcgccccgctctccccctactccccgttctgcccactctccccgctctccccctactccccccgctctcccctactccccgctctcccctctcacccccgctctccccactctaccctctccccccgctctccccactctcaccactccccccgctctcccctctctccccctgctctcccttctccccccgctctcgccactctccccccgctctcccctctccccccaatctcccctctccccccgctctccccgctctccccactccccccgctctcccctctctccccccgctctccccactctccccgctccccccgctctcccctcttgcccccctgctctcccctctccccccgctctccccactctccccccactcttccctctctgcccccgctccccccactgtcccctctccccccgctctcccctctct of Pristiophorus japonicus isolate sPriJap1 unplaced genomic scaffold, sPriJap1.hap1 HAP1_SCAFFOLD_1886, whole genome shotgun sequence contains these proteins:
- the LOC139243796 gene encoding otolin-1-like — protein: VRGEWGESGESGGSGEAWGEWGEWGERGEWGERGERGESVGESGE
- the LOC139243797 gene encoding uncharacterized protein, producing ERGESGGSGESGESGGGGERGESGESGESGERGERGENGEYGESG